A region from the Triticum aestivum cultivar Chinese Spring chromosome 3D, IWGSC CS RefSeq v2.1, whole genome shotgun sequence genome encodes:
- the LOC123073817 gene encoding uncharacterized protein: MPRSSSSPSSCSAPRILGRAMAILSLPLTPLSKARAARTLLLFKKRRARRLRHYNYAYVGEYQFSPSGSPLLLPRPPGVSAWRAKRRSRARTVLAALLCGGGCGLGVFDGDGGIDVAVLDGLLPLPRALQDDERAGEDAASYGYGEQAYHGEEEEEEDEEVEVECEGGGDEEVDGRAERFIERFYEEMRMQQRRLL, translated from the coding sequence ATGCCgaggtcttcttcctccccgtCCTCCTGCTCCGCGCCCCGCATCCTCGGCAGGGCCATGGCCATCCTCTCCCTGCCGCTCACGCCGCTCTCCAAGGCCAGGGCGGCGCGGACCCTGCTCCTCTTCAAGAAGCGCCGCGCGCGCCGCCTGCGCCACTACAACTACGCCTACGTGGGCGAGTACCAGTTCTCCCCGTCCGGCTCCCCGCTGCTCCTGCCCCGCCCGCCCGGCGTCTCCGCGTGGCGCgccaagcgcaggagccgggccaGGACGGTCCTCGCCGCGCTGCTCtgcggcggcgggtgcggcctcGGCGTCTTCGACGGGGACGGCGGGATCGACGTCGCTGTGCTCGACGGCCTGCTTCCCCTGCCTCGGGCTCTGCAGGACGACGAACGGGCCGGTGAGGACGCCGCGTCGTACGGGTACGGCGAGCAAGCGTAccacggcgaggaggaggaggaggaggatgaggaagtGGAGGTGGAGTGCGAGGGCGGGGGGGACGAGGAGGTGGACGGCCGGGCGGAGCGGTTCATCGAGAGGTTCTACGAGGAGATGAGGATGCAGCAGAGGCGCCTCCTCTAG
- the LOC123076933 gene encoding uncharacterized protein isoform X2, translating to MGGGSLAIVEKKPPFGGGGAGGCAGGVLFHLLDWHRRLARKRRLFSPRRLLPSAVRSSSLRRLAPPPPPSPAAPQPPRHAPSAAAGADGKDAAAPPGVVARLMGLESWPAAPPRPQKQRKVESTASAGGGDSEPAPVVVMLPPSRRPPAPGSPTHAPRSHHSADLPARSPRRSRLVHAAASRLLEPGARASPRLQAIAYACSSPQHRGHPGASQQSWGTLELDDFLSRSDSLSLERRAPPPPELDADQRGNAVCWQETDSMNTMSGTAAAGSVTSTSHTIVVPRVESYDAHTSRGSSSDVDAMQRDYRARTGGMGSYPGVRSSDAGAGAGARTGEQRMLRKRGALSRPDVPRRAVSGNLASSTRSIGNARESAPAGSRRAAHNSGSSSMRAPQNSGPRRESMSSTTRQRSTLRDVIDRNGSASTSRDTSNASGQRRGSRKKIDRSTAASNRGGRNTVAFASSSSARPVSRASSDDGKVSEHRGLRGTHPDTGCTRTPLVDAKCSEAEPCAVSATSEKEEFRRLLKAKVTELGLSDRVEPGDGCSANLTVSVLQELISALTNDTNTSASQSSNYSDSSAPLNNAETVYDSNDQSPDFRKRYQGDQGADSSATCTNDEPNQPSPTSVLEACFSNDASSSGSPTEKIESTEFFISMENKMEDLFNLESDIVDLSMSIDTTKTDDHVSNAEIPCVQSSPEHDFEFLEGRLHSIGEAIANAELLLDSSLFCGTPSSLSLHSFIVEMLETVEAVFGVGTEGSFGFKEENNCQRTNFLFDCIVESLDSKFRDFGKCGYKALLRMPLTLSKDLLKREISEEIGNWSEISSDQAAEKELDQVVAARWDACRTEAFDISVAIEDDILEALVGEFALDQCCY from the exons ATGGGCGGCGGCAGCCTGGCCATCGTGGAGAAGAAGCCGCCTTTCGGGGGCGGGGGCGCGGGGGGCTGCGCCGGCGGCGTGCTGTTCCACCTCCTCGACTGGCACCGCCGGCTCGCGCGCAAGCGCCGCCTCTTCTCCCCGCGCCGCCTGCTGCCCTCCGCCGTCCGCAGCTCCTCGCTCCGCaggctcgcgccgccgccgccgccctctccggcgGCCCCGCAGCCCCCTCGTCACGCGCCGAGCGCGGCCGCCGGAGCCGATGGCAAAGACGCTGCCGCCCCTCCCGGCGTCGTCGCGCGCCTCATGGGCCTCGAGTCCTGGCCCGCCGCGCCGCCCAGGCCGCAGAAGCAGAGGAAGGTGGAGTCGACGGCGTCGGCCGGGGGAGGAGACAGTGAGCCGGCGCCGGTGGTGGTGATGCTGCCGCCGAGCCGGCGCCCGCCCGCGCCCGGGTCGCCCACGCACGCGCCGCGGAGCCACCACAGCGCCGACCTGCCGGCGAGGAGCCCCAGGCGGAGCCGGCTCGTgcacgccgccgcctcgaggcTGCTGGAGCCGGGCGCGCGCGCGAGCCCCAGGCTGCAGGCCATCGCGTACGCCTGCTCCTCGCCGCAGCACCGCGGCCACCCCGGCGCCTCGCAGCAGAGCTGGGGCACGCTCGAGCTCGACGACTTCCTGTCTCGCTCCGATAGCCTGTCGTTAGAGCGTCGCGCGCCTCCTCCACCGGAGCTGGATGCAGATCAACGGGGCAATGCCGTCTGCTGGCAGGAGACAGACTCCATGAACACCATGAGCGGCACTGCTGCTGCAGGCTCGGTGACAAGCACTAGTCATACCATTGTGGTGCCAAGAGTGGAGTCCTACGATGCACACACGAGTAGAGGCAGCAGCTCTGATGTGGATGCAATGCAAAGAGATTATAGGGCAAGAACTGGGGGAATGGGCAGTTATCCTGGGGTCAGATCGAGCGATGCCGGTGCCGGTGCCGGCGCAAGAACTGGTGAACAGAGGATGTTGCGCAAACGGGGAGCCTTGTCTAGGCCAGATGTTCCAAGGAGGGCTGTGTCTGGGAACTTGGCTAGTTCAACGCGGTCGATCGGCAATGCTCGTGAATCGGCACCTGCTGGTAGTAGGAGAGCAGCACACAATTCTGGCAGTAGTAGTATGAGGGCACCACAAAATTCTGGTCCGAGGAGGGAGTCGATGAGTTCGACCACCCGGCAAAGAAGCACACTAAGAGACGTGATCGACCGAAATGGGTCAGCGTCCACAAGTAGGGATACAAGCAATGCATCTGGGCAGAGGAGAGGATCACGCAAGAAAATCGACCGCAGTACCGCAGCCAGTAACAGAGGAGGTCGTAACACAGTTGCATTTGCCTCTAGTTCATCCGCGAGACCGGTGTCCAGGGCTTCATCGGACGACGGCAAAGTTTCAGAGCATAGAGGGCTCCGAGGCACACACCCCGATACCGGTTGCACAAGAACGCCATTGGTAGATGCCAAATGTTCTGAAGCCGAACCTTGTGCCGTGAGCGCCACGTCTGAGAAAGAGGAATTTAGGAGACTCCTGAAAGCAAAGGTGACCGAGCTTGGCCTGTCTGATAGGGTTGAACCAGGTGATGGTTGTTCGGCAAACTTGACTGTGTCGGTGCTCCAAGAGCTCATTTCTGCCCTTACTAATGACACAAACACCTCAGCATCCCAGAGTAGTAACTATTCGGATTCATCAGCTCCTTTGAATAATGCCGAGACTGTATATGATTCCAATGATCAATCACCTGATTTTCGCAAGCGTTATCAG GGTGACCAAGGGGCCGATTCTTCCGCTACATGCACAAACGATGAGCCCAATCAGCCGAGCCCGACATCAGTCCTCGAAGCATGCTTCTCAAACGATGCTTCCTCCTCAGGAAGTCCAACTGAAAAGATCG AGAGTACAGAATTCTTTATTTCAATGGAGAACAAAATGGAAGATCTCTTCAATCTTGAGTCTGACATTGTTGACTTGTCCATGTCCATCGACACAACAAAGACTGATGATCATGTCAGCAATGCTGAAATACCATGTGTTCAAAGCTCTCCAGAGCATGATTTTGAATTCCTAGAAGGCAGGCTCCACAGCATTGGAGAGGCCATTGCGAATGCCGAGCTGCTTCTGGACAGTAGCCTCTTCTGTGGCACACCGTCAAGCCTATCACTCCATTCTTTCATCGTCGAGATGCTGGAGACCGTCGAAGCCGTCTTCGGCGTTGGAACGGAGGGCAGCTTCGGCTTCAAGGAAGAAAACAACTGCCAGCGCACCAACTTTCTGTTCGACTGCATTGTCGAATCGCTGGACTCGAAGTTCCGCGATTTCGGGAAATGCGGGTACAAGGCTTTGTTGCGAATGCCCCTCACCCTGAGCAAGGACCTGCTGAAGAGGGAGATATCCGAAGAGATCGGCAACTGGAGCGAGATCTCGTCGGACCAGGCCGCCGAGAAGGAGCTTGACCAGGTGGTGGCGGCGAGGTGGGACGCGTGCCGGACCGAGGCGTTCGACATCAGCGTCGCCATCGAGGACGACATACTCGAGGCCCTCGTCGGTGAGTTCGCCTTGGACCAATGCTGCTACTGA
- the LOC123076933 gene encoding uncharacterized protein isoform X1, with the protein MGGGSLAIVEKKPPFGGGGAGGCAGGVLFHLLDWHRRLARKRRLFSPRRLLPSAVRSSSLRRLAPPPPPSPAAPQPPRHAPSAAAGADGKDAAAPPGVVARLMGLESWPAAPPRPQKQRKVESTASAGGGDSEPAPVVVMLPPSRRPPAPGSPTHAPRSHHSADLPARSPRRSRLVHAAASRLLEPGARASPRLQAIAYACSSPQHRGHPGASQQSWGTLELDDFLSRSDSLSLERRAPPPPELDADQRGNAVCWQETDSMNTMSGTAAAGSVTSTSHTIVVPRVESYDAHTSRGSSSDVDAMQRDYRARTGGMGSYPGVRSSDAGAGAGARTGEQRMLRKRGALSRPDVPRRAVSGNLASSTRSIGNARESAPAGSRRAAHNSGSSSMRAPQNSGPRRESMSSTTRQRSTLRDVIDRNGSASTSRDTSNASGQRRGSRKKIDRSTAASNRGGRNTVAFASSSSARPVSRASSDDGKVSEHRGLRGTHPDTGCTRTPLVDAKCSEAEPCAVSATSEKEEFRRLLKAKVTELGLSDRVEPGDGCSANLTVSVLQELISALTNDTNTSASQSSNYSDSSAPLNNAETVYDSNDQSPDFRKRYQFQGDQGADSSATCTNDEPNQPSPTSVLEACFSNDASSSGSPTEKIESTEFFISMENKMEDLFNLESDIVDLSMSIDTTKTDDHVSNAEIPCVQSSPEHDFEFLEGRLHSIGEAIANAELLLDSSLFCGTPSSLSLHSFIVEMLETVEAVFGVGTEGSFGFKEENNCQRTNFLFDCIVESLDSKFRDFGKCGYKALLRMPLTLSKDLLKREISEEIGNWSEISSDQAAEKELDQVVAARWDACRTEAFDISVAIEDDILEALVGEFALDQCCY; encoded by the exons ATGGGCGGCGGCAGCCTGGCCATCGTGGAGAAGAAGCCGCCTTTCGGGGGCGGGGGCGCGGGGGGCTGCGCCGGCGGCGTGCTGTTCCACCTCCTCGACTGGCACCGCCGGCTCGCGCGCAAGCGCCGCCTCTTCTCCCCGCGCCGCCTGCTGCCCTCCGCCGTCCGCAGCTCCTCGCTCCGCaggctcgcgccgccgccgccgccctctccggcgGCCCCGCAGCCCCCTCGTCACGCGCCGAGCGCGGCCGCCGGAGCCGATGGCAAAGACGCTGCCGCCCCTCCCGGCGTCGTCGCGCGCCTCATGGGCCTCGAGTCCTGGCCCGCCGCGCCGCCCAGGCCGCAGAAGCAGAGGAAGGTGGAGTCGACGGCGTCGGCCGGGGGAGGAGACAGTGAGCCGGCGCCGGTGGTGGTGATGCTGCCGCCGAGCCGGCGCCCGCCCGCGCCCGGGTCGCCCACGCACGCGCCGCGGAGCCACCACAGCGCCGACCTGCCGGCGAGGAGCCCCAGGCGGAGCCGGCTCGTgcacgccgccgcctcgaggcTGCTGGAGCCGGGCGCGCGCGCGAGCCCCAGGCTGCAGGCCATCGCGTACGCCTGCTCCTCGCCGCAGCACCGCGGCCACCCCGGCGCCTCGCAGCAGAGCTGGGGCACGCTCGAGCTCGACGACTTCCTGTCTCGCTCCGATAGCCTGTCGTTAGAGCGTCGCGCGCCTCCTCCACCGGAGCTGGATGCAGATCAACGGGGCAATGCCGTCTGCTGGCAGGAGACAGACTCCATGAACACCATGAGCGGCACTGCTGCTGCAGGCTCGGTGACAAGCACTAGTCATACCATTGTGGTGCCAAGAGTGGAGTCCTACGATGCACACACGAGTAGAGGCAGCAGCTCTGATGTGGATGCAATGCAAAGAGATTATAGGGCAAGAACTGGGGGAATGGGCAGTTATCCTGGGGTCAGATCGAGCGATGCCGGTGCCGGTGCCGGCGCAAGAACTGGTGAACAGAGGATGTTGCGCAAACGGGGAGCCTTGTCTAGGCCAGATGTTCCAAGGAGGGCTGTGTCTGGGAACTTGGCTAGTTCAACGCGGTCGATCGGCAATGCTCGTGAATCGGCACCTGCTGGTAGTAGGAGAGCAGCACACAATTCTGGCAGTAGTAGTATGAGGGCACCACAAAATTCTGGTCCGAGGAGGGAGTCGATGAGTTCGACCACCCGGCAAAGAAGCACACTAAGAGACGTGATCGACCGAAATGGGTCAGCGTCCACAAGTAGGGATACAAGCAATGCATCTGGGCAGAGGAGAGGATCACGCAAGAAAATCGACCGCAGTACCGCAGCCAGTAACAGAGGAGGTCGTAACACAGTTGCATTTGCCTCTAGTTCATCCGCGAGACCGGTGTCCAGGGCTTCATCGGACGACGGCAAAGTTTCAGAGCATAGAGGGCTCCGAGGCACACACCCCGATACCGGTTGCACAAGAACGCCATTGGTAGATGCCAAATGTTCTGAAGCCGAACCTTGTGCCGTGAGCGCCACGTCTGAGAAAGAGGAATTTAGGAGACTCCTGAAAGCAAAGGTGACCGAGCTTGGCCTGTCTGATAGGGTTGAACCAGGTGATGGTTGTTCGGCAAACTTGACTGTGTCGGTGCTCCAAGAGCTCATTTCTGCCCTTACTAATGACACAAACACCTCAGCATCCCAGAGTAGTAACTATTCGGATTCATCAGCTCCTTTGAATAATGCCGAGACTGTATATGATTCCAATGATCAATCACCTGATTTTCGCAAGCGTTATCAG TTCCAGGGTGACCAAGGGGCCGATTCTTCCGCTACATGCACAAACGATGAGCCCAATCAGCCGAGCCCGACATCAGTCCTCGAAGCATGCTTCTCAAACGATGCTTCCTCCTCAGGAAGTCCAACTGAAAAGATCG AGAGTACAGAATTCTTTATTTCAATGGAGAACAAAATGGAAGATCTCTTCAATCTTGAGTCTGACATTGTTGACTTGTCCATGTCCATCGACACAACAAAGACTGATGATCATGTCAGCAATGCTGAAATACCATGTGTTCAAAGCTCTCCAGAGCATGATTTTGAATTCCTAGAAGGCAGGCTCCACAGCATTGGAGAGGCCATTGCGAATGCCGAGCTGCTTCTGGACAGTAGCCTCTTCTGTGGCACACCGTCAAGCCTATCACTCCATTCTTTCATCGTCGAGATGCTGGAGACCGTCGAAGCCGTCTTCGGCGTTGGAACGGAGGGCAGCTTCGGCTTCAAGGAAGAAAACAACTGCCAGCGCACCAACTTTCTGTTCGACTGCATTGTCGAATCGCTGGACTCGAAGTTCCGCGATTTCGGGAAATGCGGGTACAAGGCTTTGTTGCGAATGCCCCTCACCCTGAGCAAGGACCTGCTGAAGAGGGAGATATCCGAAGAGATCGGCAACTGGAGCGAGATCTCGTCGGACCAGGCCGCCGAGAAGGAGCTTGACCAGGTGGTGGCGGCGAGGTGGGACGCGTGCCGGACCGAGGCGTTCGACATCAGCGTCGCCATCGAGGACGACATACTCGAGGCCCTCGTCGGTGAGTTCGCCTTGGACCAATGCTGCTACTGA